The DNA segment TGGCAATCGGTCGGCGACGGCTGAGTGCCAGATAAAAGTTTTCCAGCGATTCGTTCAGACGTTCGGCAAGTGCCGGATCGAGCGTTGCCGGGAAGGTGTGATAATCGGTAATCAGGCTGTCATCGGCGAATACACCCTGCAAAACTTCTTGCGCTTTCAGCGATGCGAGAACCGGCTTAAGAGCGTAATCCACCGCCAGCATGTGGCCGATAGAACCGGCGGTCGCCAGCGGCAGCACGACTTTATGGTCGAGTGCGCGTTCAGGCAGTAAATCCAGCAGCGTTTTCAGTGCGCCAGAAAATGACGCTTTGTACACCGGCGTCGCCACGATCAACCCGTCCGCGCTCGCCAGTTCAGCAATCAGCTGCTTGAGTTGCGGGCTGGAGAAATTTGCGAATAGCAGATCGTCAGCGGAGAAATCCTGAAGATTGTAGGTAAAGACTTCCACACCACGGCTTGCCAGCCACTGGTGGCTAAGTGCCAGCAGGGAAGAAGAGCGGGACGGCTGTCGGGGGCTGCCTGCGAGGGAAATAACGCGCATGTTTATTCTTCCTTATAACAATATGTTATAGAACCATCATTATTCTTAACAAAGTGGATTAAAACTAGCAGGCAACGCTGTGGGAGCGGAAATCTTAATTTTGGCTATTCATAGTCACAAAACGGATAAAGACAGCAGACGGACAGGTCGAGATGGCAGGGGGAAGTGCGTAAAACGTGAATCGAAAGTAAATAGAAAGTAATCGTTTGCGCAGAAACGCATTTATTGCCACAAATGCTCGGTTAACGTTTCCAATTGGCTGACGGTTAGTCGATAATACCGCCCCGTCTAGCCACCGGGAATCCAGGAGTCTCCATGTATTATCCTCTTGTCAGGAAAGCACTGTTTCAGCTCGATCCAGAGCGCGCACACGAGTTAACCTTTCGTCAGCTGAGCCGCATTTCCGGCACTCCCCTTGAATTTTTGATCCGCCAGTCTGTGCCAACTAAACCTGTCAGCTGCATGGGATTATCTTTTAAAAACCCATTAGGTCTGGCCGCAGGTCTGGATAAAGATGGCACCTGTATTGATGCGTTTGGGGCAATGGGCTTTGGATTTGTAGAAGTGGGCACCGTTACACCGCGTGCGCAGGACGGAAATGAAAAACCCCGTATATTCCGAATCGTTGAAGCAGAAGGTCTGATTAACCGCATGGGTTTTAATAACCACGGCGTCGACAATCTGGTCAATAACGTCAAAAAATCCCATTTTGGCGGCATCATCGGCATTAATATTGGTAAGAATAAAGATACCCCGGTTGAGCAAGGTAAAGACGATTATCTGACCTGTATGGAGAAGGTATATCCGTATGCGGGCTATATCGCGGTGAATATTTCATCGCCAAACACGCCGGGATTACGTTCACTGCAATACGGCGAAGCGCTGGATGATTTACTGGCGGCGATCAAGAATAAGCAGCTTGAGCTTCAGCAGCGGCACCAGAAATATGTGCCGGTTGCCGTGAAGATCGCGCCGGATCTTTCACAAGAAGAATTGATCCAAATAGCCGACAGTCTGGTGCGTCATAATATAGATGGCGTTATAGCGACCAACACAACGCTTGATCGTAAACTTGTCCAGGGACTTAATTATTGCGAACAAGTGGGTGGCCTCAGCGGACGTCCGGTGCAGCTGCGCAGTACAGAAATCATCCGTATGTTGTCGAATGAATTACAAGGTCGCCTCCCTATTATTGGCGTCGGAGGGATTGATTCTTTAACCGCAGCGCGCGAAAAAATGGCGGCGGGTGCATCTTTAATTCAAATCTATTCCGGATTTATCTTCAAAGGCCCGCGTCTCATCAAAGATATTGTCACCCACATCTAATATTTTTCATCCCGAAGACGAGTCAGGGGTTTATTTATTAATCCGGCTCGTCTATATTTTGTCCACTGACCTTAATTAAGACTCAGGATTTGTCTGATTTCTTTTCATTATAAAAAATTCTATTCTTAACGGAATAGCAGGTAATGAAGTCAGATTGGCGGGCATTGAGGGTGAACAGGATGACGAAATGAAAATCAAACCAGATGATAATTGGCGTTGGTATTTTGATACTGAACACGACCGGCT comes from the Enterobacteriaceae bacterium Kacie_13 genome and includes:
- the pyrD gene encoding quinone-dependent dihydroorotate dehydrogenase; translated protein: MYYPLVRKALFQLDPERAHELTFRQLSRISGTPLEFLIRQSVPTKPVSCMGLSFKNPLGLAAGLDKDGTCIDAFGAMGFGFVEVGTVTPRAQDGNEKPRIFRIVEAEGLINRMGFNNHGVDNLVNNVKKSHFGGIIGINIGKNKDTPVEQGKDDYLTCMEKVYPYAGYIAVNISSPNTPGLRSLQYGEALDDLLAAIKNKQLELQQRHQKYVPVAVKIAPDLSQEELIQIADSLVRHNIDGVIATNTTLDRKLVQGLNYCEQVGGLSGRPVQLRSTEIIRMLSNELQGRLPIIGVGGIDSLTAAREKMAAGASLIQIYSGFIFKGPRLIKDIVTHI
- the ssuE gene encoding NADPH-dependent FMN reductase, producing the protein MRVISLAGSPRQPSRSSSLLALSHQWLASRGVEVFTYNLQDFSADDLLFANFSSPQLKQLIAELASADGLIVATPVYKASFSGALKTLLDLLPERALDHKVVLPLATAGSIGHMLAVDYALKPVLASLKAQEVLQGVFADDSLITDYHTFPATLDPALAERLNESLENFYLALSRRRPIATSAATLSAQVLRV